The following proteins come from a genomic window of Trifolium pratense cultivar HEN17-A07 linkage group LG4, ARS_RC_1.1, whole genome shotgun sequence:
- the LOC123923843 gene encoding disease resistance protein RPV1-like, with the protein MSSSSDDLLLPGFRFHPTEEELISFYLRNNLNGKNPFKSDHPWIYDVFISFRGEDTRANFVSHLYAALSNAGIYTFLDDKKLKKGKKLGTQLKKAIEGSRICIIVLSPKYAGSSWCLDELVHIMECQKTYGQEVIPLFYYVNPSSVRKQTGDFGKVLKLTGNEKMSKARKTEALMSKWRKALNDVANLSGFDASNSRNEAELIKKLTEDISTKLDISLLSITKYPIGLKSWVQTVTKFIDDQSSKVCMIGIWGMGGSGKTTLAKAIYNQIHRRFEGRTSFIESIREVCDNSNNNSKGITHLQQQLLSDLLKIKQKIHSIASGITKIETRLRGQNAFIVFDDVTKADQLENLCANPELFGSGSVLIITTRDLHLLKSLGADRVFTMTEMDENQSFELFSWHTFRQPSPKEEFSELSRNVVAYCGGLPLALEILGSYLYKRTEQEWKSALSKLEKIPNNQVLQKLRISYDGLEDHTIKDIFLDICCFFIGKKRAYVSDILNGCGLHADIGIAVLIDRSLLKVEKNNKLRMHDLLRDMGRAIVGESSPKEPAKHSRLCFPEDVLEVLSNETGTETVEGLNLKLERTARIRFGTKAFQEMKKLRLLKLDGVHLIGDYGLISNQLRWVDWQRSNFNFIPNDFELGNLVVLELKYSNVIQVWQETKLLEKLKVLNLSHSKYLRSTPDFSKLPNLEKLIMKDCPSLSEVHSSIGDLKNLLLINFRDCTSLDNLPREVYQLISVKTLILSGCSKIDKLEEDILQMESLTTLIATNSGVKEVPYSILRSKSIAYISLCGYEGLTRDVFPSLIKSWMSPTINSLPHVSPFVGNSLSRVSLDIVESNNMGYQSPMPNILTKLRSVWVQCHSENQLTRELRRFLDDLNDLNFVELETTSHGPLISNLCLRSLVIGMGSSQIVIDTLGKTLSQGLSTNDSTASFLPGDNYPSWLAYKCKGSSVHFKVPENSDRCIKGIASCVLYSSTPEQPANECLTSVLIINYTKFTIQIYKRETVMSFNDEDWQGVISTLGFGDSVEIFVAIGHGLDVKETAVYLIYDPSTNAKLEP; encoded by the exons ATGTCTTCCTCCTCTGACGATCTACTACTACCGGGGTTTAGGTTCCACCCGACAGAGGAGGaacttatttctttttatttgagaaaCAATTTAAATGGCAAGAATCCATTTAAGTCCGATCATCCATGGATATACGATGTGTTCATAAGTTTCAGAGGGGAGGATACTCGCGCCAATTTCGTTTCTCATCTATATGCTGCACTCTCTAACGCGGGAATCTACACTTTTCTTGACGATAAGAAGCTTAAAAAGGGCAAAAAGCTGGGAACACAACTAAAGAAGGCAATAGAAGGGTCTAGGATATGTATTATTGTTCTCTCACCAAAATATGCAGGATCTAGCTGGTGTCTTGATGAACTGGTACACATCATGGAATGCCAAAAAACTTATGGCCAGGAGGTTATTCCCCTATTCTACTATGTTAATCCGTCGTCTGTCCGTAAACAGACAGGTGATTTTGGAAAAGTCTTGAAACTTACTGGTAACGAGAAGATGAGTAAGGCAAGAAAAACCGAAGCTCTCATGTCCAAGTGGAGGAAGGCACTTAACGATGTTGCAAATCTATCAGGCTTCGATGCCTCCAATTCAAG GAATGAAGCTGAACTGATAAAGAAACTTACTGAGGACATTTCGACAAAACTAGATATCTCATTGTTGTCTATTACTAAATATCCGATTGGATTGAAATCCTGGGTGCAAACAGTCACCAAGTTTATTGATGATCAATCAAGCAAAGTCTGTATGATAGGGATATGGGGAATGGGTGGATCCGGGAAAACAACGCTGGCCAAAGCCATCTACAATCAAATCCATCGTAGATTCGAGGGTAGAACCAGTTTCATTGAAAGTATTCGAGAAGTTTGtgataatagtaataataatagtaaaggGATTACTCATTTACAACAACAACTTCTTTCCGATCTCCTCAAAATAAAGCAGAAGATTCATAGCATTGCATCGGGGATAACTAAGATCGAGACAAGACTTCGGGGGCAAAATGCTTTCATTGTATTCGATGATGTGACCAAAGCAGATCAATTAGAAAATCTGTGTGCAAATCCTGAGTTGTTTGGTTCAGGAAGTGTATTGATTATTACAACTAGAGATCTACACCTTCTCAAGTCACTTGGTGCTGACCGTGTCTTCACAATGACAGAAATGGACGAAAATCAGTCCTTTGAACTTTTCAGTTGGCATACTTTTCGACAACCAAGTCCTAAAGAAGAGTTTAGTGAACTCTCTAGAAATGTAGTTGCTTATTGCGGAGGATTACCACTGGCTCTTGAAATCCTTGGATCTTACTTATATAAGAGGACGGAACAAGAATGGAAAAGTGCCCTATCAAAATTAGAGAAGATTCCCAACAATCAAGTGCTGCAGAAACTGAGAATCAGCTACGACGGTTTAGAAGATCATACGATAAAGGATATATTTCTTGACATATGTTGTTTCTTCATTGGAAAGAAGAGAGCTTATGTTTCAGACATACTTAATGGCTGTGGACTTCATGCTGATATTGGAATAGCTGTCCTCATAGATCGGAGCCTCCTAAAAGTTGAAAAGAATAACAAGCTCCGAATGCATGATTTGCTACGTGACATGGGAAGAGCAATTGTTGGCGAAAGTTCACCAAAAGAGCCTGCAAAGCATAGTCGATTGTGTTTTCCTGAGGATGTGCTGGAAGTTTTGTCAAATGAAACT GGAACAGAAACTGTTGAGGGATTGAATTTAAAGTTGGAAAGAACAGCCAGAATTAGATTCGGTACTAAAGCTTTCCAGGAGATGAAAAAGCTGAGGCTTTTAAAACTCGATGGTGTTCACCTCATTGGAGATTATGGGTTAATTTCCAATCAACTGAGATGGGTTGATTGGCAACGATCTAACTTCAACTTTATACCGAATGACTTCGAACTAGGAAATCTAGTTGTTTTAGAATTAAAATATAGCAATGTTATACAAGTTTGGCAGGAGACCAAg TTGTTGGAGAAGCTAAAAGTACTCAATCTCAGTCATTCCAAGTACTTGAGAAGCACCCCTGACTTTTCAAAATTACCAAATTTAGAGAAACTCATTATGAAGGATTGTCCAAGTTTGTCCGAGGTACACTCGTCCATTGGAGATCTCAAGAACCTCCTTCTGATAAATTTTAGGGACTGTACAAGTCTTGACAATCTCCCAAGAGAGGTCTATCAATTGATATCAGTGAAAACTCTCATTCTTTCTGGTTGTTCAAAGATTGACAAATTGGAAGAAGATATATTGCAAATGGAATCCTTGACGACTCTAATTGCAACCAATTCTGGTGTTAAAGAAGTGCCCTATTCAATATTAAGATCAAAAAGCATTGCATATATATCTCTATGTGGATATGAAGGATTAACACGTGATGTTTTTCCTTCTCTCATCAAGTCTTGGATGTCACCAACCATAAATTCCCTACCCCATGTTTCTCCATTTGTAGGCAATTCATTGTCTCGAGTTTCCTTGGATATAGTAGAGAGTAATAATATGGGCTATCAATCACCAATGCCTAACATCCTTACAAAACTTCGAAGTGTTTGGGTTCAATGCCACTCAGAGAATCAATTAACTCGAGAATTAAGAAGATTTCTTGATGATCTAaatgatttgaattttgttgaATTGGAAACAACATCACATGGACCACTGATCTCAAATCTCTGCTTGAGATCACTTGTGATTGGAATGGGGAGCTCCCAAATAGTCATCGATACTCTTGGGAAGACCTTATCACAG GGATTGTCAACTAATGATTCTACTGCTTCTTTCCTTCCGGGTGATAATTATCCTTCTTGGTTAGCCTATAAGTGCAAAGGATCTTCAGTACATTTCAAAGTGCCTGAGAATAGTGATCGCTGCATAAAGGGAATAGCTTCATGTGTTCTTTATTCATCAACACCCGAACAACCGGCAAATGAATGTCTCACTAGTGTCTTGAtcattaattacacaaaattcACTATCCAGATTTACAAGCGAGAAACAGTAATGTCGTTCAACGATGAAGATTGGCAAGGTGTAATATCAACTTTAGGATTTGGTGACAGTGTGGAGATTTTTGTAGCTATTGGTCATGGATTGGATGTTAAGGAGACGGCTGTCTATCTAATATATGATCCATCTACAAATGCAAAATTGGAGCCATAG